One Gossypium raimondii isolate GPD5lz chromosome 3, ASM2569854v1, whole genome shotgun sequence genomic window carries:
- the LOC105794777 gene encoding uncharacterized protein LOC105794777, producing the protein MRIEASAAFTSSRPLFPLFIFLFFIPGFHARNLQQCSSSCGDLTNISYPFRLQGDPAGCGDVDFQLSCQNNTAILNFRGGKYYVKGISYDKRTIRVVDVNLAHGTCGLPYKSLSMSEATDDGRFPSLITFWQANFVNCSNTIPELTDSKVPCLNGDTSHIYVNFSNRNLFGYEIPRNCKVISRIPTSSENEMNYPYNETTLKLLATGFDLRWSVECRNCHTFGLSCVYESKNDPRIFRCETMYEEDYKTLLTAAIAYLVSRSLIDKALLVRFILAPLVVFVFLLHKCLTTRKKVGNAEHVGDLQMLPKPIPCSPQGHTRNLPSDSPKQVLIAASIERST; encoded by the exons ATGAGAATAGAAGCTTCAGCAGCTTTCACAAGTTCAAGACCTCTGTTTCCTCTATTCATCTTCCTCTTCTTTATTCCAGGTTTCCACGCAAGAAATCTGCAACAATGCTCTTCTTCATGCGGAGATTTGACAAATATCAGCTACCCTTTTCGTCTCCAGGGAGATCCCGCTGGTTGTGGTGATGTTGATTTTCAACTATCTTGCCAGAACAACACCGCCATCCTGAATTTTCGCGGAGGAAAGTACTACGTTAAAGGAATCTCTTACGATAAGCGTACCATCCGTGTTGTTGATGTTAACTTAGCCCATGGAACCTGCGGTCTTCCTTACAAGTCTCTTTCAATGAGTGAAGCCACCGATGATGGTCGATTCCCTTCATTAATTACGTTCTGGCAAGCCAATTTTGTGAACTGTTCCAACACAATCCCTGAGCTGACAGATAGCAAAGTACCTTGTTTGAATGGAGATACTTCTCATATTTATGTCAATTTCAGTAACAGGAACTTGTTTGGTTATGAGATTCCAAGGAATTGCAAGGTCATTTCAAGGATTCCTACGAGCTCGGAGAACGAGATGAATTACCCTTACAATGAAACCACCTTGAAGTTGCTTGCAACAGGGTTTGATCTTAGATGGTCAGTTGAGTGTAGGAATTGCCATACATTTGGTCTTTCCTGTGTCTACGAGTCTAAGAACGATCCAAGAATCTTTCGGTGCGAAACGATGTATGAAGAAG ATTACAAAACCCTACTAACGGCTGCCATTGCATATCTTGTTTCACGCTCTCTGATTG ATAAGGCATTGCTCGTCAGATTCATCTTAGCTCCCTTGGTTGTGTTTGTTTTCCTTCTCCACAAATGCTTAACTACGCGAAAGAAGGTTGGTAATGCAGAACATGTTGGTGACTTACAAATGCTTCCTAAGCCTATTCCATGTTCTCCACAAGGTCATACAAGGAACCTTCCATCGGATTCTCCAAAACAAGTGCTAATAGCTGCGTCAATAGAGAGAAGCACGTAA
- the LOC105795971 gene encoding uncharacterized protein LOC105795971, with the protein MTTPEYHEWWIRRINDNTHKLNQENNQSIEESLRVVPSELEIIRQDFERRNADLEKKIEQMEEEKMNLRLDIDVQKLETDKLRKKKNKAEEKLGSLKTNYKKLRLSMRAAGLGKTSEQWWEEIREEKDKADRWERKFQEIQMRNEVLERSLSDSQREKCELKDRIKYLKANESRNNEQLHYFQSQVRSRDHLMEEAVVKIRGVADHIQTLAVQTEKSSVLNVEEGDSEGLVYPPGFTLQQVEVYPYKSSVTIKPQQFQAGMATPMNFQAGSGSNPRDNLVNPAVPDFDETTEKEKMNDELPKQLEKKYKWLEEKFRAIECAEN; encoded by the exons atgacaactcctgagtatcaTGAATGGTGGATTAGGAGGATTAACGATAATACACATAAGTTAAATCAGGAAAACAACCAGTCAATAGAGGAATCTTTGCGAGTCGtcccttctgagttggaaattaTAAGACaggattttgaaagaagaaatgcggatttagaaaagaagatagaacagATGGAGGAGGAAAAGATGAACTTGAGATTAGACATAGATGTTCAGAAGCTCGAAACTGataaattaaggaaaaagaaaaacaaggctgaggAGAAGTTGGGTAGTCTGAAGACgaattataaaaagttgcgtCTGTCAATGAGAGCTGCCGGGCTGGGAAAAACTTCAGAACAATGGTGGGAagaaattcgagaagaaaaggacaaagccGATAGATGGGAACGAAAATTCCAAGAGATACAAATGCGAAACGAGGTTTTAGAAAGGAGTTTATCAGATAGCCAAAGAGAAAAATGTGaattaaaggatagg ATCAAATACTTGAAAGCAAATGAAAgtcgtaataatgaacagctccactactttcagagtcaagttagGAGCAGAGATCATCTTATGGAGGAAGCTGTGGTCAAGATTCGAGGAGTAGCTGATCACATACAGACTTTAGCAGTACAGACTG AGAAAAGCTCTGtgcttaatgttgaagaaggagacagtgAGGGACTTgtctatcctccaggctttacccTTCAGCAAGTTGAGGTATATCCGTACAAATCCTCTGTCACCATTAAGCCTCAGCAATTTCAGGCCGGCATGGCAACGCCAATGAATTTTCAGgctggatcaggctctaaccccagagacaaccttgttaatcctgctGTCCCTGATTTCGATGAAACAActgaaaaggagaaaatgaatgatgaattgccaaaacagctagagaAAAAGTACAAGtggctggaagagaaatttagagcgataGAATGTGCCGAGAACTAA
- the LOC128039983 gene encoding uncharacterized protein LOC128039983 — protein MVETYKDWHEKLPFALLAYRTSIRTSTGATPFSLVYGMEAVLPIEVEIPSLRVLAELKFDEAEWLQSRYDQLNLIEEKRLKAICYGQMYQQRMLRAYNKKIWAQRLQKVLIGDFLLFRPPHEAVLEISRSAVARWRCGPMTVPGRRTGG, from the exons ATGGttgaaacttacaaggattggcatgagaagttaccattcgctCTTCTTGCTTACCGAACATCTATTAGGACTTCTACTGGagcaacacctttttctttggtttatgggaTGGAAGCAGTCCTACCCATTGAAGtcgaaattccttctctccgggtattagcTGAATTAAAATTCGACGAGGCTGAATGGCTCCAATCTCGGTATGACCAATTGAACCTGATAGAAGAGAAAAGACTGAAAGCTATTTGTTATGGGCAAATGTATCAGCAGCGAATGTTGCGAGcttataacaaaaag ATTTGGGCTCAGAGGCTTCAAAAGGTTTTAATAGgagattttctcctttttcggccaccgcatGAAGCGGTGCTTGAGATCTCGAGATCGGCGGTGGCGCGGTGGCGGTGTGGACCGATGACCGTGCCTGGCCGGAGAACAGGGGGCTGA
- the LOC105794780 gene encoding glucose-6-phosphate 1-dehydrogenase, chloroplastic, which yields MAAFSATHCRSYSYSHSSSINGGQNQRFSFSSFSRLSVPAKAIRNSHQTVVLMQDGVVATKVTPVEKETPKEKLKDELLSVTSTKEWDEKAGFDSNENESTVSITVVGASGDLAKKKIFPALFALYYEDCLPKHFTIYGYARSKMTDAELRNMVSKTLTCRIDKRENCSEKMDQFLKRCFYHSGQYDSEENFAQLDKKLKRHEGGRVSNRLFYLSIPPNIFVEAVKCASSSASSGNGWTRVIVEKPFGRDSESSAVLTKSLKQYLTEDQIFRIDHYLGKELVENLSVLRFANLIFEPLWTRQYIRNVQIIFSEDFGTEGRGGYFDNYGIIRDIMQNHLLQILALFAMETPVSLDAEDIRNEKVKVLRSMRPLRLEDVVIGQYKSHSKGGVTYPSYTDDKTVPKDSLTPTFAAAALFIDNARWDGVPFLMKAGKALHNKGAEIRVQFRHVPGNLYNRNFGTDLDRATNELVIRVQPDEAIFLKINNKVPGLGMRLDRSNLNLHYAARYSKEIPDAYERLLLDAIEGERRLFIRSDELDAAWALFTPVLKELEEKKIIPESYPYGSRGPVGAHYLAARYNVRWGDLDIEQ from the exons ATGGCAGCCTTTTCCGCAACGCATTGCCGTTCATATTCATACTCTCATTCTTCATCGATAAATGGAGGCCAAAATCAAcgcttttctttctcttctttttcgaGATTGTCTGTTCCAGCTAAAGCTATAAGAAATTCCCATCAAACTGTTGTTCTCATGCAAGATG GTGTAGTGGCCACAAAAGTGACCCCTGTGGAAAAAGAAACACCTAAGGAGAAATTGAAAGATGAGTTGTTGTCAGTTACATCTACAAAGGAATGGGATGAGAAAGCAGGCTTTGATAGCAACGAAAATGAGTCAACTGTTAGTATCACAGTGGTCGGAGCTTCTGGGGACCTTGCCAAAAAGAAGATATTTCCTGCACTTTTTGCACTTTATTATGAAGATTGTCTTCCTAAG cACTTTACTATCTATGGTTATGCGAGGAGTAAGATGACCGATGCAGAACTAAGGAATATGGTAAGCAAGACCCTTACCTGCAGAATTGATAAAAG GGAGAACTGCAGTGAAAAAATGGATCAATTTCTTAAAAGATGTTTTTACCACTCTGGCCAGTATGATTCCGAGGAAAATTTTGCTCAGCTAGACAAGAAGCTTAAGAGGCATGAG GGTGGGAGGGTTTCTAATCGCCTCTTTTATCTGTCTATCCCTCCAAATATTTTTGTTGAGGCTGTCAAATGTGCCAGCTCATCAGCTTCATCTGGTAATGGCTGGACCAGGGTAATTGTTGAGAAACCTTTTGGTCGAGATTCAGAATCTTCGGCTGTGCTGACAAAATCTCTGAAGCAGTACCTAACGGAGGATCAAATATTTAG GATAGATCACTATCTGGGAAAGGAACTTGTGGAAAATCTTTCTGTTCTTCGGTTTGCCAATCTTATTTTTGAACCCTTGTGGACAAGACAGTATATTAGAAATGTACAGATAATATTCTCTGAAGATTTTGGAACTGAAGGACGTGGAGG GTATTTTGACAATTACGGAATAATTAGAGATATAATGCAGAATCATCTACTTCAAATACTTGCTCTCTTTGCTATGGAAACACCTGTAAGTTTGGATGCCGAGGATATAAGGAATGAGAAG GTTAAAGTATTGCGGTCAATGAGGCCATTGCGACTTGAAGATGTAGTTATAGGACAGTACAAGAGCCACAGTAAAGGAGGGGTTACTTACCCCTCCTACACTGATGACAAGACTGTGCCCAAAGATAGCTTGACCCCAACTTTTGCAGCTGCTGCTTTGTTCATAGACAATGCAAGATGGGATGGGGTGCCTTTTCTAATGAAAGCAGGAAAAGCATTACATAATAAGGG GGCAGAGATAAGGGTGCAGTTCAGGCATGTGCCTGGCAATTTATATAACCGAAATTTTGGGACTGATCTTGATCGTGCTACAAATGAGCTTGTCATTCGAGTGCAGCCAGATGAAGCTATTTTTTTGAAGATCAATAACAAGGTTCCTGGATTGGGTATGAGGTTGGACCGCAGCAATCTAAACCTTCATTATGCTGCTAG ATATTCAAAAGAGATCCCAGATGCATATGAGAGGCTACTGCTGGATGCGATCGAGGGTGAGAGGAGGCTGTTTATCCGAAGTGATGAGCTGGATGCGGCGTGGGCACTCTTCACTCCAGTATTGAAGGAGctggaagagaaaaaaattatacccGAAAGCTACCCTTATGGAAGCCGTGGCCCTGTCGGTGCTCATTATCTTGCAGCGAGATACAATGTTCGGTGGGGTGACCTTGATATAGAGCAGTAA